One Thermodesulfobacteriota bacterium DNA segment encodes these proteins:
- the purE gene encoding 5-(carboxyamino)imidazole ribonucleotide mutase: protein MAPSSKKPTVGIIMGSQSDWETMKNAAETLDALKIPHETRIVSAHRTPDRLYEYAKSARERGLKIIIAGAGGAAHLPGMAASMTSLPVLGVPVESRTLKGIDSLLSIAQMPAGIPVGTLAIGTAGAKNAALLAAAILSISDEKVAARLDAFRKKQTAGVAVKPRR, encoded by the coding sequence ATGGCACCTTCATCAAAGAAGCCCACAGTCGGCATCATAATGGGATCCCAGTCGGACTGGGAGACGATGAAGAACGCCGCCGAGACGTTGGACGCCCTTAAGATACCCCACGAAACAAGGATAGTATCGGCGCACAGGACGCCTGACCGCCTGTATGAGTACGCGAAGTCCGCGCGGGAGCGGGGGCTGAAAATTATAATCGCCGGTGCGGGCGGAGCGGCGCACCTTCCGGGCATGGCGGCCAGCATGACGTCGCTCCCCGTACTGGGAGTGCCCGTCGAGAGCAGGACTCTAAAAGGAATAGACAGCCTCCTCTCCATAGCGCAGATGCCGGCAGGCATACCCGTCGGCACGCTCGCTATAGGCACGGCAGGGGCGAAGAACGCGGCCCTTCTCGCGGCGGCTATACTTTCGATATCTGATGAAAAGGTCGCGGCCAGGCTCGATGCGTTCCGCAAGAAACAGACGGCGGGCGTCGCCGTAAAACCCAGGCGTTGA
- a CDS encoding NADH-quinone oxidoreductase subunit M, with protein sequence MESLLGGNLSLVIFFPLLGIPLVVLLSYIYKGSDKEMKIATLAVTLVEFVLSIPLFTSFAGGVAGMQFETKIPWIANLGISYHVGLDGISLFLVLLTTFIMPITVLSSWHTIHKGMREFLILMLILETALIGTFAALDMILFFVFWEAVLIPMYFIIGIWGTERRIYAAVKFFLYTAFGSALMLIAILYLFFEHIKQFGAPSMDVLDFYKLTVPFHGILSPQGLAFLAFFLAFAIKVPLFPFHTWLPDAHVEAPTAGSVILAGVLLKMGTYGFVRFLMPLFPQATEQYLPILIAIAIIGIIYGAFVAFAQKDLKKLVAYSSVSHLGMVMLGIFVLNIQGIEGGIYQMINHGLSTGALFLIVGMIYERRHTKKIAEFGGVAKAMPVFAAFFMLATLSSIGLPLLNGFVGEFLILLGAFEFNYVYAVLGATGIILGAVYMLMAYQKVMFGPLDKPENKALHDINLREILVLLPIAVMMFVMGVFPKPFLSKMEPSVEALLESKFPNTAVVRKLGDERPREAQSSPESPE encoded by the coding sequence ATGGAATCATTGCTGGGCGGAAATCTCTCTCTCGTCATATTTTTCCCTCTCCTGGGTATACCGCTCGTCGTGCTCCTCTCCTACATATATAAGGGCTCCGATAAGGAGATGAAGATAGCAACCCTCGCAGTGACCCTCGTCGAGTTCGTCCTCTCGATACCGCTCTTCACATCTTTCGCGGGCGGGGTCGCCGGTATGCAGTTCGAGACCAAGATACCCTGGATTGCGAACCTCGGGATCAGCTACCACGTGGGTCTCGACGGCATAAGCCTCTTCCTCGTGCTGCTCACGACTTTCATAATGCCCATCACGGTGCTGAGCTCGTGGCACACGATCCACAAGGGCATGAGAGAATTCCTCATACTTATGCTCATTCTCGAGACCGCCCTCATCGGCACGTTCGCCGCCCTCGACATGATCCTCTTTTTCGTGTTCTGGGAGGCCGTGCTCATACCGATGTACTTCATAATAGGCATATGGGGGACGGAGAGGAGGATATACGCCGCCGTGAAGTTCTTCCTCTACACGGCGTTCGGAAGCGCACTCATGCTGATAGCGATACTATATCTCTTCTTCGAGCACATAAAGCAGTTCGGTGCGCCTTCCATGGACGTGCTCGATTTCTACAAGCTCACGGTCCCGTTCCACGGAATACTGAGCCCCCAGGGCCTGGCATTCCTCGCGTTCTTCCTCGCGTTCGCCATCAAAGTGCCGCTCTTCCCGTTCCACACGTGGCTCCCTGACGCGCACGTGGAGGCCCCTACGGCGGGAAGCGTGATACTAGCGGGCGTGCTGCTGAAAATGGGCACCTACGGCTTCGTCCGGTTCCTCATGCCTCTTTTCCCGCAGGCGACGGAGCAGTATCTGCCGATACTCATCGCGATAGCCATAATCGGCATCATATACGGCGCGTTCGTCGCGTTCGCGCAGAAAGACCTGAAAAAGCTAGTCGCCTATTCGAGCGTGAGCCACCTCGGGATGGTGATGCTCGGCATATTCGTGCTCAACATACAGGGCATCGAGGGCGGCATATACCAGATGATAAACCACGGGCTCTCGACAGGGGCGCTCTTCCTCATAGTCGGCATGATATACGAGAGGAGGCACACGAAGAAGATAGCTGAGTTCGGAGGGGTCGCGAAGGCGATGCCCGTGTTCGCCGCGTTCTTCATGCTTGCGACGCTCTCTTCGATCGGGCTCCCGCTGCTAAACGGGTTCGTGGGGGAGTTCCTGATACTGTTGGGCGCTTTCGAGTTCAACTACGTCTACGCGGTGCTTGGAGCTACAGGCATCATTCTCGGCGCCGTTTACATGCTGATGGCATACCAGAAGGTCATGTTCGGCCCGCTCGACAAACCTGAGAACAAGGCGCTCCACGATATAAACCTGAGGGAGATACTCGTGCTCCTGCCTATCGCGGTGATGATGTTCGTAATGGGCGTTTTCCCGAAGCCTTTTCTTTCCAAAATGGAGCCTTCCGTGGAAGCTTTGCTCGAAAGCAAGTTCCCTAATACTGCCGTCGTCAGGAAGCTCGGAGACGAACGTCCCCGAGAGGCTCAGTCTTCTCCAGAATCTCCCGAATAA
- a CDS encoding MoxR family ATPase, with protein sequence MNNGIESQEDRQKAEELAAVRGEIVREIGKVIVGQEKVIDLLLISLMSSGHSLFVGVPGLAKTLLVSTLSQVLNLKFNRVQFTPDLMPSDITGSEVLEKDPASDTRFFRFIHGPIFCNILLADEINRASPKTQAALLQAMQEKKVTVGGETYPIAAPFLVFATQNPIEQEGTYPLPEAELDRFMFEIDVSYPSYEEEVEIVKTTTGTYKPEPRKILDSKKILEYQELVHRVPVSDHVAEYAVRVARATRPEDPGTPDSVRQGVSWGVGPRASQYLILGSKARAVLSGRYTPTTDDVKAIAPAVLKHRIVLNFRAEAEGVKPEDIIREILEKTEPLGDVRLRAS encoded by the coding sequence ATGAATAACGGAATCGAATCACAGGAAGACAGGCAGAAAGCGGAAGAGCTCGCCGCCGTGAGGGGCGAGATCGTGCGCGAGATCGGGAAGGTCATAGTCGGCCAGGAAAAGGTCATAGACCTCCTCCTCATATCCCTCATGTCCTCGGGGCACTCGCTCTTCGTGGGCGTTCCGGGGCTGGCGAAGACGCTCCTCGTGAGCACGCTGTCACAGGTGCTCAATCTCAAATTCAACCGAGTCCAGTTCACGCCAGACCTCATGCCTTCAGACATCACGGGCTCGGAGGTTCTGGAGAAGGACCCGGCTTCGGACACTAGGTTCTTCAGATTCATACACGGCCCCATATTCTGCAACATACTCCTCGCCGACGAGATAAACAGGGCCTCGCCCAAAACTCAGGCGGCATTACTTCAGGCGATGCAGGAAAAGAAAGTGACCGTTGGCGGAGAGACCTACCCAATAGCGGCCCCGTTCCTGGTATTCGCCACGCAGAACCCCATAGAGCAGGAGGGAACCTACCCTCTCCCGGAGGCCGAGCTCGACAGGTTCATGTTCGAGATTGACGTATCGTACCCCTCTTACGAAGAAGAGGTAGAGATAGTGAAGACGACGACGGGCACCTACAAGCCCGAGCCCAGGAAGATACTCGACTCGAAGAAGATACTCGAGTATCAGGAGCTCGTTCACAGGGTCCCGGTATCGGACCATGTGGCCGAATACGCCGTGAGGGTCGCGCGCGCGACGAGGCCCGAAGACCCTGGCACTCCCGACTCTGTAAGGCAGGGCGTATCGTGGGGCGTAGGGCCGAGGGCTTCCCAGTACCTCATACTGGGGAGCAAGGCGCGGGCCGTGCTTTCGGGGAGATACACGCCGACGACCGACGACGTTAAGGCGATCGCCCCAGCCGTGCTCAAGCACAGGATTGTGCTCAATTTCAGGGCTGAAGCCGAAGGCGTTAAGCCCGAGGATATTATTCGGGAGATTCTGGAGAAGACTGAGCCTCTCGGGGACGTTCGTCTCCGAGCTTCCTGA
- a CDS encoding tetratricopeptide repeat protein, which produces MNSIRFCAGLIVALFMLLSTAASGAPEPKDGLSSLLQEGEIDIRKWDISEASEKADEAVRLANTDEEKHDAYYLKAVTEYYLGNYGKAYEYAEKTLNADPSREKNEEDGFMEFIMHSVRKKPEFKEEKTEYFTIRYAHPEDYIIAEYGKDVLEKSRFEIGLDLEEYPGDPVIIEIYPDLESFTVASTLPPENVEKTGVVGICKFNRIMILSPRLLPKGYSWSDTLAHEYTHYLIFLKSENTVPVWLHEGIAKYEESRWREEKRNVLTPFYETILAQALEKDGLVPIEKMHPSLALLDSAREAQLAFAQAGTSVGFLVDRWGNEGLVGLLEAMKARDDYKAALEDVTGLDFDAFYGSWEKYLRGKNLTEKIPGVKVKGIRISNKDGEKGDGSEDLVDIDNGKARGHTRLGDLLGARGRLRSASYEYEKALGFDPGSPLISTRLASALNASGETDRALGLLDPLLEFYPENVDIHLVLGRIYLELGNLPKAEESYLAVVSINPFDPEVHTALAAIYAKQGKAEEADREMKFLEILTQKDEEHE; this is translated from the coding sequence ATGAATTCGATCCGCTTTTGTGCGGGACTTATAGTCGCTCTCTTCATGCTCCTCTCCACAGCTGCGTCAGGGGCGCCTGAACCGAAGGACGGGCTCAGCAGCCTCCTCCAGGAGGGGGAGATCGATATAAGGAAATGGGACATAAGCGAAGCGTCGGAAAAGGCGGACGAGGCGGTCCGGCTTGCAAATACCGATGAAGAAAAGCACGACGCTTATTACCTCAAGGCCGTGACCGAATACTATCTCGGCAACTACGGTAAAGCGTACGAATACGCCGAAAAAACGCTCAACGCGGACCCTTCCCGCGAAAAAAACGAGGAGGACGGGTTCATGGAATTCATAATGCACTCCGTCCGCAAGAAGCCCGAGTTCAAGGAAGAGAAGACCGAGTATTTCACGATAAGGTACGCGCACCCCGAGGACTACATAATAGCCGAATACGGAAAGGACGTGCTCGAGAAATCCAGGTTCGAGATAGGCCTCGACCTGGAGGAGTATCCCGGAGACCCCGTAATAATCGAGATATACCCTGACCTCGAGAGCTTCACCGTCGCGTCTACTCTCCCGCCCGAGAACGTCGAGAAGACGGGCGTCGTAGGCATATGCAAGTTCAACAGGATAATGATACTCTCCCCGCGCCTCCTGCCCAAGGGCTATTCGTGGTCCGACACGCTCGCGCACGAATACACGCATTACCTCATATTCCTCAAGAGCGAGAACACAGTCCCCGTCTGGCTCCACGAGGGCATAGCGAAGTACGAGGAGTCGAGGTGGAGGGAGGAGAAGCGGAACGTGCTCACACCGTTCTACGAAACCATACTCGCACAGGCGCTCGAGAAAGACGGCCTCGTGCCGATCGAGAAGATGCACCCGTCGCTCGCGCTCCTCGACAGCGCCCGCGAGGCGCAGCTGGCCTTCGCCCAGGCCGGCACGAGCGTGGGCTTCCTCGTGGACAGGTGGGGGAACGAGGGACTCGTGGGGCTCCTCGAGGCGATGAAGGCGAGGGACGACTATAAAGCCGCGCTAGAAGACGTCACGGGCCTCGACTTCGATGCGTTCTACGGCTCCTGGGAAAAATACCTCCGGGGGAAAAACCTGACAGAAAAGATACCGGGCGTTAAAGTGAAAGGCATAAGGATAAGCAACAAGGACGGGGAAAAAGGCGACGGGAGCGAAGACCTCGTCGACATAGACAACGGCAAGGCGCGCGGCCATACGAGGCTGGGCGACCTCCTGGGCGCACGGGGCAGGCTGCGCTCCGCGTCATACGAATACGAGAAGGCTCTCGGCTTCGACCCCGGCTCTCCGCTCATTTCCACGCGCCTCGCGTCCGCTTTGAATGCATCGGGCGAAACGGACAGGGCGCTCGGATTACTCGACCCCCTCCTTGAGTTTTACCCCGAGAACGTGGACATACACCTCGTTCTCGGAAGAATATATCTCGAATTGGGGAATCTGCCGAAGGCCGAGGAATCCTATCTCGCGGTCGTCTCGATAAACCCGTTCGACCCCGAGGTGCATACGGCCCTCGCCGCCATATACGCAAAACAGGGAAAGGCGGAAGAGGCGGACAGGGAAATGAAGTTCCTCGAAATACTAACGCAAAAGGACGAAGAACATGAATAA
- a CDS encoding DUF4175 family protein yields MRRAGSREKLGSLISGLEKKRRKFLLLKGVALTALVFLPALAAVSLLSLPWRAPLYYAALKAALVFCLAYCLYRFIYLPLIKNKSGMDAFSELEKNTAGLGEDALSAVELQEAVRAGDVSRGTSDALALAHIEAVTGKLVSIDQKTLFPLGKLRRYSLPAAGAAVIAAAALFLAAGEFRSFIFSSALTPASGGPNLRLADIEITLSYPGYAKIPSATIKNSTGDIEALKGTRVRLAAKPIGRYEGGKLATGNGASYPVTVEDGKITAEFQVLGDGSYLITDEGGGLRTRSYKITSSEDMKPEVTISTPQGNEIDSGPDGRIEINYDARDDYGLTEFMLTWEGESGKSGKLIGKAKDAPLAYKGKYTLDTGGLDFGAGDTLKLRVEAVDNDSVSGRKRGVSNAITVRLKDASKMHKDVMSYAERLMEELIGVLGDEIEASGAGKKSAATGKSAAMPEMDESAGTLGSVNIEEMLDTQRKLTAGIESASVTLKKTLEGMKEDNRSDYTYFAGLANMDVRIDELLAERRGMFENFASVDIPRAGRLMKREIAEFEEDILFLDTMIKGEKLRDSLLAGRELMKEYAELSEMMKKLNETGDQTLKQEIEKKLAELEKLMSELARKMSAMSGDIQEGFLNRDAFKSIDMQDKLDEIAKLMKEGNIEKAMQMLAGLQQSLESMMASLEGGMQSFGQSSLSQDMSKLGEIIARLEGLEKEETGLRDRTQGLKDSLLEEEGSGSGSLRSFIDREKEKVEEIIKNLSQAKSKVTKSGVNESSPEGTYLLDSLIQKAEELKNWLDSMETKEAHKNARNVEETSKGLRDLGDAGVGNLKSAREELGNSERLAGEVARDLEDLLRADKEAPESSGMAKRQDEIRKDTGGLSDEVEDLRKEMLLSPDIGEELSDAQDQMGRASDNLGGNELSKAISNQDEAVKSLKAAREKAESLLQKMQASAQGQGSPVPMVLGRQQMRQGTQGVDTEYVEIPEAAETEIGKEFKEKILEAMKGGSPEGYSELNKKYYDRIIK; encoded by the coding sequence ATGCGGAGAGCCGGTTCCAGGGAAAAGCTCGGGAGTCTCATTAGCGGACTCGAAAAAAAGAGGAGGAAATTCCTGCTCTTGAAAGGGGTTGCGCTCACGGCGCTCGTGTTTCTGCCGGCGCTCGCGGCCGTCTCTCTCCTTTCGCTGCCGTGGAGAGCACCGCTATATTACGCCGCGCTCAAAGCCGCGCTCGTATTCTGCCTTGCTTACTGTCTTTACAGGTTTATTTATCTCCCCCTGATCAAAAACAAATCGGGCATGGACGCATTCTCGGAGCTCGAGAAAAATACGGCCGGGCTCGGCGAGGACGCGCTCTCAGCGGTTGAGCTTCAAGAAGCCGTGAGAGCCGGGGATGTTTCGCGCGGGACTTCGGACGCCCTGGCGCTGGCCCATATCGAAGCCGTCACGGGGAAGCTCGTATCTATCGACCAAAAAACGCTTTTCCCTCTCGGGAAGCTCAGGAGATATTCCCTCCCGGCCGCGGGCGCAGCCGTCATCGCAGCGGCAGCTCTCTTCCTGGCCGCAGGCGAATTCAGGAGTTTTATATTCAGCTCCGCTCTCACTCCCGCCTCAGGCGGGCCCAATCTAAGGCTCGCGGATATAGAGATAACGCTCAGCTATCCAGGGTATGCGAAAATCCCGTCAGCAACCATAAAAAACAGTACAGGCGACATAGAGGCCCTCAAGGGTACGAGGGTCAGGCTCGCCGCGAAGCCCATCGGCAGGTACGAAGGAGGAAAGCTCGCAACCGGGAACGGGGCGTCTTATCCGGTGACCGTGGAAGACGGAAAGATAACGGCCGAATTCCAGGTCCTGGGCGACGGGAGCTACCTGATAACGGACGAGGGCGGAGGGCTCAGGACGAGGTCCTATAAAATAACGTCGAGCGAAGACATGAAACCCGAAGTCACCATAAGCACCCCCCAGGGGAACGAGATAGATTCAGGCCCCGACGGGAGGATAGAAATAAACTACGACGCTCGGGACGACTACGGCCTCACCGAATTCATGCTCACGTGGGAGGGAGAATCAGGGAAATCCGGCAAGCTCATCGGGAAGGCGAAGGATGCCCCGCTCGCTTACAAGGGCAAGTACACGCTCGACACAGGCGGACTCGATTTCGGGGCGGGCGACACTCTCAAGCTCCGCGTGGAGGCCGTAGACAACGACTCCGTCTCGGGGCGCAAACGAGGGGTATCGAACGCTATCACGGTCAGGCTCAAGGACGCCTCAAAGATGCACAAGGACGTGATGAGCTATGCCGAGCGTCTTATGGAAGAGCTGATAGGCGTGCTGGGCGACGAGATAGAAGCCTCGGGTGCGGGAAAGAAATCCGCCGCGACGGGGAAGAGCGCCGCTATGCCGGAGATGGACGAAAGCGCGGGAACTCTCGGCTCGGTCAATATCGAAGAGATGCTGGACACGCAGCGGAAGCTCACCGCGGGCATAGAGAGCGCGTCCGTCACGCTCAAGAAAACGCTTGAGGGCATGAAGGAAGACAACCGCTCCGATTACACGTACTTCGCCGGGCTCGCGAACATGGATGTGAGGATAGACGAGCTCTTAGCTGAGCGCCGCGGAATGTTCGAGAATTTCGCCAGCGTGGACATACCCCGCGCAGGCAGGCTCATGAAGAGAGAGATCGCCGAGTTCGAGGAGGACATACTGTTCCTCGACACCATGATAAAGGGCGAGAAGCTGAGGGACTCGCTCCTAGCGGGCAGAGAGCTCATGAAAGAGTACGCGGAGCTCTCGGAAATGATGAAGAAGCTTAACGAGACAGGCGACCAGACACTCAAGCAGGAGATCGAGAAGAAGCTCGCCGAGCTCGAGAAGCTCATGTCCGAGCTCGCGCGCAAGATGAGCGCAATGAGCGGCGACATACAGGAGGGATTTCTGAACCGGGACGCGTTCAAGTCGATAGACATGCAGGATAAGCTCGATGAGATAGCGAAGCTGATGAAGGAAGGGAACATCGAAAAGGCCATGCAGATGCTTGCGGGCCTCCAGCAGAGTCTCGAGAGCATGATGGCCTCCCTCGAGGGCGGGATGCAGTCGTTCGGACAGTCTTCCCTCTCCCAGGATATGTCGAAGCTCGGCGAGATCATAGCCAGGCTCGAGGGGCTCGAGAAGGAGGAGACGGGGCTCAGAGACAGGACTCAGGGTCTCAAGGATTCGCTGCTCGAGGAGGAAGGATCGGGAAGCGGCAGCCTGCGCAGTTTTATAGACCGGGAGAAGGAAAAAGTGGAGGAGATAATAAAAAACCTCTCGCAGGCGAAATCGAAGGTCACGAAGAGCGGAGTGAACGAAAGCTCGCCCGAGGGTACGTATCTCCTCGACAGCCTTATACAGAAGGCCGAGGAGCTCAAGAACTGGCTCGATTCGATGGAGACGAAAGAGGCTCACAAGAACGCGAGGAACGTCGAGGAAACCTCCAAGGGACTCCGTGACCTGGGCGATGCGGGCGTAGGAAACCTGAAATCGGCAAGGGAGGAGTTAGGGAACTCGGAGCGGCTCGCGGGCGAGGTCGCGAGGGACCTCGAAGACCTCCTCCGCGCGGATAAAGAAGCGCCCGAATCCTCCGGCATGGCAAAGAGGCAGGACGAGATCAGGAAGGACACCGGCGGGCTTTCGGACGAGGTCGAGGATCTGAGAAAGGAGATGCTCCTGAGCCCCGACATAGGCGAAGAGCTCTCGGACGCCCAGGACCAGATGGGCAGAGCTTCGGACAACCTCGGCGGGAACGAGCTGTCCAAGGCAATATCGAACCAGGACGAGGCGGTCAAATCCCTCAAGGCGGCGCGTGAGAAAGCCGAGAGCCTCCTTCAGAAGATGCAGGCGAGCGCGCAGGGGCAGGGCTCCCCTGTGCCGATGGTGCTCGGCCGGCAGCAGATGCGCCAGGGAACGCAGGGAGTGGATACGGAATACGTAGAGATACCCGAAGCCGCCGAGACGGAGATAGGAAAGGAATTCAAGGAGAAGATACTCGAGGCGATGAAAGGGGGCTCGCCCGAAGGCTACAGCGAGCTGAACAAGAAATACTACGACAGGATAATAAAATGA
- a CDS encoding 6-carboxytetrahydropterin synthase: MGYKKLLTKKMEFSASHRYWNPGWSEEKNREVFGKAAGPHGHGHNYCLEVTVEGEVDPGTGMIINLYDLKTIMKEVLTDFDHKHLNDDNPRFIDLIPTTENIARVLWDIFEDRLGGDARCRLYRIRLYETPDLYVDYWREPS, from the coding sequence ATGGGTTACAAGAAACTGCTTACGAAGAAAATGGAGTTTTCCGCCTCCCACCGTTACTGGAACCCGGGGTGGAGCGAGGAGAAGAACAGGGAGGTGTTCGGGAAGGCGGCGGGCCCCCACGGGCACGGGCATAACTACTGCCTCGAGGTGACCGTCGAGGGGGAGGTCGACCCCGGGACGGGGATGATAATAAACCTCTACGACCTCAAGACCATAATGAAGGAAGTGCTTACGGATTTCGACCACAAGCACTTAAACGACGACAACCCCCGCTTCATTGACCTCATACCGACGACCGAGAACATCGCCCGCGTCCTGTGGGACATCTTTGAGGACAGGCTCGGAGGAGATGCGAGGTGCAGACTCTACAGGATAAGGCTCTACGAAACGCCCGACCTATACGTCGATTACTGGAGGGAGCCGTCATAA
- a CDS encoding 6-carboxytetrahydropterin synthase codes for MQTLQDKALRNARPIRRLLEGAVIREIAAVTRRYRFSAGHRLYIKGLSDEENLRIFDTCSNPNGHGHDYYLEVRVSGGIDPETGMVINPEELDTTVGDALGELDYKRLDIEVPYFTERQPTGENIAEYLWKGLSGRLGKKLVHLRLSETSSSYFEFFDEEGYPYER; via the coding sequence GTGCAGACTCTACAGGATAAGGCTCTACGAAACGCCCGACCTATACGTCGATTACTGGAGGGAGCCGTCATAAGGGAAATAGCCGCGGTCACCAGGAGATACAGGTTCTCGGCGGGGCACAGGCTCTATATAAAGGGGCTTTCGGACGAGGAGAATCTGAGGATTTTCGACACCTGCTCGAACCCTAACGGGCACGGCCACGATTATTATCTCGAGGTGAGGGTCTCGGGGGGCATAGACCCGGAGACGGGAATGGTTATAAACCCGGAAGAGCTCGACACGACCGTGGGGGACGCGCTCGGGGAGCTCGATTACAAGAGGCTCGACATCGAAGTCCCCTATTTCACGGAACGCCAGCCCACGGGGGAGAACATAGCCGAATACCTGTGGAAGGGGTTGAGTGGACGTCTCGGAAAGAAGCTCGTACACCTGAGACTGAGCGAGACGTCGAGCAGCTATTTCGAATTCTTCGACGAGGAGGGATACCCGTATGAGCGTTGA
- the folE gene encoding GTP cyclohydrolase I FolE, producing MSVEKAVREILIEIGEDPDREGLRDTPSRMADMFRELTAGYDASPYQIIQEALFNIKYDEMVVVKDIEFYSLCEHHMLPFFGKCSVGYIPNGKIVGLSKIPRIVEVFSRRLQVQERMTAEIADFLMEVLNPLGVAVVAEAQHLCMAMRGIMKADASMLTSSMRGAFKKDERTRGEFLSFIGKHA from the coding sequence ATGAGCGTTGAAAAGGCCGTGAGAGAGATACTTATCGAGATAGGGGAGGATCCGGATAGAGAGGGGCTCAGGGATACGCCCAGCAGGATGGCGGATATGTTCAGGGAGCTTACAGCGGGATATGATGCGAGCCCCTATCAGATAATCCAGGAAGCACTCTTCAATATCAAGTACGACGAGATGGTCGTAGTGAAGGACATAGAATTCTACAGCCTCTGCGAGCACCACATGCTCCCCTTCTTCGGCAAGTGCAGCGTCGGATACATCCCTAACGGGAAGATAGTGGGCCTGAGCAAAATACCTAGGATAGTTGAAGTGTTTTCGAGGCGTCTCCAGGTTCAGGAGAGGATGACGGCCGAGATAGCGGACTTCCTCATGGAGGTGCTCAACCCGCTCGGGGTCGCCGTTGTGGCCGAGGCCCAGCACCTCTGCATGGCTATGAGGGGTATAATGAAGGCCGACGCAAGCATGCTCACGAGCTCGATGCGCGGGGCGTTCAAGAAAGACGAGAGGACGAGGGGAGAATTCCTGAGCTTCATAGGCAAACATGCCTGA
- the hemA gene encoding glutamyl-tRNA reductase, producing MQRIIVVGLSHKTAPVEIRERFSFTQEELEDGLVTLATKSHIEECMIVSTCNRVEVYAVSENADGCVESVKEFLSEFHSIAGDAFSPYLYVSAGHMAVRHFYKVASGIDSMVVGEPQILGQIKQAYKTAVIKGTAGLILNRLSHSAFFVAKRVRTETGIGSRAVSVSYVAVELAKRIFDKLTRRKILLVGSGEMAELAARNLIRAGVGELIIASRNFENAASLAERLNGKPIMFEEVFYSLKDVDIMITATGSPEFIIKPQHVKEALKLRNNEPMFMIDIAVPRDIDPRIGELADVYLYDIDDLKNVLDENIKSRKENAEKAEEIVIEVEKAFQAWLNSLKVVPAIIDLKKRFEQIKKSEVERALAKLENYSDKDKDVISLMASRIIGKILHGPLTNLKKEASTSRGALYVDSVKKLFELETEIMLIAEEEEDEAIFQDWN from the coding sequence ATGCAGCGCATCATAGTAGTCGGACTCAGCCACAAGACCGCGCCTGTCGAAATAAGGGAGCGGTTCTCATTCACCCAGGAAGAGCTCGAGGACGGGCTCGTAACGCTCGCTACCAAGAGCCACATCGAGGAATGCATGATAGTCTCCACCTGCAACAGGGTGGAGGTCTACGCGGTCTCCGAGAACGCGGACGGGTGCGTCGAGAGCGTGAAGGAGTTCCTCTCGGAGTTCCATTCCATAGCCGGGGACGCATTCTCCCCATACCTGTACGTTTCGGCGGGACACATGGCCGTGAGACACTTCTACAAGGTCGCGTCGGGGATAGACTCGATGGTCGTGGGCGAGCCCCAGATACTCGGCCAGATCAAACAGGCTTATAAAACGGCGGTGATAAAAGGCACGGCCGGGCTGATACTGAACAGGCTTTCTCACTCGGCGTTTTTCGTAGCGAAGAGGGTGAGGACAGAGACGGGCATAGGCTCGAGGGCCGTTTCCGTGAGCTACGTGGCCGTCGAGCTCGCGAAGAGGATTTTCGACAAGCTCACCCGGAGGAAGATACTGCTCGTGGGCTCGGGAGAGATGGCGGAGCTCGCCGCGAGGAACCTGATCCGGGCGGGCGTCGGCGAGCTGATAATAGCCAGCAGGAATTTCGAGAACGCGGCCTCCCTTGCCGAGAGGCTTAACGGTAAGCCCATAATGTTCGAAGAGGTCTTTTACAGCTTGAAGGACGTGGATATCATGATCACGGCCACGGGGTCGCCCGAGTTCATAATAAAACCGCAGCACGTGAAGGAGGCGCTCAAGCTCAGGAACAACGAGCCTATGTTCATGATAGACATAGCCGTCCCCCGCGACATCGACCCAAGGATAGGAGAGCTCGCGGACGTCTACCTCTACGATATAGACGACCTCAAGAACGTGCTCGACGAGAACATCAAGTCGAGAAAAGAGAACGCGGAGAAGGCGGAAGAAATAGTGATCGAGGTTGAAAAGGCGTTTCAGGCCTGGCTAAACAGCCTTAAGGTCGTGCCCGCCATAATAGACCTCAAGAAAAGGTTCGAGCAGATAAAAAAGAGCGAGGTCGAGAGGGCGCTCGCCAAGCTCGAGAATTACTCCGACAAGGACAAGGACGTCATCAGCCTGATGGCGTCGCGGATCATAGGCAAGATACTCCACGGCCCGCTGACCAATCTCAAGAAAGAGGCCTCCACGTCGCGCGGGGCCCTTTACGTCGATTCGGTTAAGAAGCTCTTCGAGCTCGAGACCGAAATCATGCTCATTGCCGAAGAAGAGGAAGATGAAGCGATCTTTCAGGATTGGAACTAG